The Ralstonia sp. RRA DNA segment GATGCGCTGGCGCGCAAGCTGGCGACAAACTGGTCGCGCATCTTCCCGAACGCGTTCTACATCGAGCTGCAGCGTGCCGGCCACGCCGGCACCGAGGCGTACATCCAGCAGGCGGTGAAGCTGGCGTCGGCGATGCAACTGCCAGTGGTTGCCACACATCCGGTGCAGTTCATGACGCCGGATGACTTTACGGCGCACGAGGCGCGTACGTGCATCTCGGAAGGCGAGTTGCTCGCCAACCCGCGCCGCGCCCGCCGCTTCACGACCGACCAGTATTTCAAGACGCAGGACGAGATGTGCGCGCTGTTTGCCGACATCCCGTCCGCGCTGGCCAACGCGGTGCAGATCGCGCAGCGTTGCAACCTCACGCTGGAGCTGGGCAAGCCCAAGCTGCCGCTGTTCCCGACGCCCGACGGCATGTCGCTGGACGACTACCTCGTCCACCTCGCCAAGGAAGGTCTGGAAAAGCGCATGGAAGTGCTGTTCCCCGACGAGGCGGTACGCGAATCGAAGCGGCCCGAGTACTACGCCCGCCTGGAGTTCGAGACCGGCACCATCATCAAGATGGGCTTCCCGGGCTACTTCCTGATCGTGGCGGACTTCATCAACTGGGCCAAGAACAACGGCGTGCCGGTGGGGCCGGGCCGGGGCTCGGGTGCTGGCTCGCTGGTGGCGTATGCGCTGGGCATTACCGATCTGGACCCGCTCAAGTACAACCTCCTGTTCGAGCGTTTCCTGAACCCGGAACGTGTGTCGATGCCTGACTTCGACATCGACTTCTGCCAGCACGGGCGCGACCGCGTCATCCAGTACGTGAAGGAAAAGTACGGCAAGGACGCCGTCTCGCAGATCGCCACCTTCGGCACCATGGCCGCCAAGGCCGCGGTGCGCGACGTGGGCCGCGTGCTTGATCTCGGCTACAACTTCGTCGATGGCGTGGCCAAGCTGATCCCGTTCAAGCCGGGCAAGCTCGTCACGCTGGAAGAGGCGAAGAAGGAAGAGCCGCTGCTGGCCGAGCGTGAAGCCAACGAAGAAGAAGTCAAACAGCTGCTGGAACTTGCCCAGCGCGTGGAAGGCATGACACGTAACGTCGGCATGCACGCGGGCGGTGTGCTGATCGCCCCGGGCAAGCTGACCGATTTCTGCCCGCTCTATACGCAGGGCGGGGAAGACGCCGGCGTCGTCAGCCAGTACGACAAGGACGACGTGGAAGCCGTGGGCTTGGTCAAGTTCGACTTCTTGGGCCTGACTACGCTGACCATCCTAGACTGGGCCGAGCGCTATATCCGCATGCTCGACCCGTCCAAGGCGGACTGGAATTGCAGCCAGATTCCGCTGACCGACAAGGCGGCGTTCGACATCCTCAAATCGGCCAACACGGTCGCCGTATTCCAGCTGGAAAGCCGCGGCATGCAGGGCATGCTGAAGGACGCCAAGCCTGACCGCTTCGAGGACATCATCGCCCTGGTGGCTTTGTATCGCCCAGGCCCGATGGACCTGATCCCCAGCTTCTGCGCCCGTAAGCACGGCCGCGAGAAGGTGGAGTACCCCGACCCGCGCGTCGAGCCGGTGCTCAAGGAGACCTACGGCATCATGGTCTACCAGGAGCAGGTGATGCAGATGGCGCAGATCGTGGGCGGCTACTCGCTCGGCGGCGCCGACTTGCTGCGCCGTGCGATGGGTAAGAAGAAGGCTGAAGAAATGGCCGAGCACCGCGCGCTGTTCCGTGCGGGTGCCGCCAAGGATGGCCTGACCACCGAAAAGGCCGACGAAATCTTCGACTTGATGGAGAAGTTCGCGGGCTACGGCTTCAACAAGTCGCACGCGGCGGCGTATGCGCTGCTGGCGTACTACACCGCATGGCTCAAGGCGCATCACCCGGCCGAATTCATGGCAGCCAACATGTCGCTCGCCATGGACGACACCGATAAGGTGAAGGTCCTCTATGACGATTGCGTCGGCAAGAACGGCCTGAAGGTGCTGCCGCCCGACATCAATGCGAGCCAGTACCGCTTTGCGCCGACCGATGCCAAGACCATCCGCTACGGCCTGGGTGGCATCAAGGGCAGCGGGCAGGGTGCCATCGAAGATATCCTGCGCGCGCGCGAAGACGGTCCGTTCAAAGACCTGTTCGATTTCTGCGAGCGTGTTGACCGCCGCCAGGTCAATCGCCGCACGATCGAAGCATTGGTGCGTGCCGGCGCGTTCGACAGCCTCAATGACAATCGCGCGCAGCTGCTCGCCTCGATCGGCCTGGCCATGGAAGCCGCCGAGCAGAAGGCTGCCGCGGCAAACCAAGTCTCGCTGTTCGATCTGATGAGCGGCGACGATGCCGAAGCGCACCGCCCTGAACTCGTCGACGAGCCGGCCTGGACCACCAAGCGCAAGCTGCAGGAAGAAAAGCAGGCGCTGGGCTTCTACCTGTCCGGCCACCTGTTCGACGAATGCCGCGACGAGGTGCGCCGCTTTGCGCGCACCACGCTGGCCGACCTCGCCCAGGAAGTGACGAGCAAGGGCAACGGCGGCGGTGGCGGTGCGGGTGGTGGCTGGGGGGGCAACCGCGACGCGCGCAACAAGACCGTCGCCGGCGTCATCGTTGGCCAGCGCACGCAGATGACCCAGCGCGGCAAGATGCTTATCGTCATGCTCGACGACGGCTCTGCCAGCGAGGCGACCGAAGTGACGGTCTTCAACGAAGTCTTCGAAGCCAACCGCGCGTTGTTCAAGGAAGACGAAGTGCTGATCGTGCAGGGCAGTGCCCGCCACGACATGTTCACCGGTGGGGTGCGCGTGACGGCCGAGTCGGTGATGGACCTGACGCAGGCGCGCGCCAAGTTTGCCCGCGCCATCCGGTTGTCGATGAACGGCAATTCGACATCTGCCAAGTTGCGCGACCTATTGGCGCCACACGTGGCAACGGATGGCAACGGCGTGTCCGTGCGCATCAGCTATATCTGCGAGCAGGCTCGCTGCGAGGCCGTGCTGGGCGATGCCTGGCGCATCGTGCCTAGCGAGGAGGCGATCGCGGCGCTGCGCCAGGCGCTGGACGCCGAGAACGTGCTCACGATGTACGACTAATTCGAAGAGGGTGCCGGGGGGCGCCTTCGTCGGGCGCCGGCCCGACACCACAGCAGACTTCACACGATTACATCCTCAGCATCCATGAACGTCGGAATCTCGTGCAACGCGCTGGGTTACAGCGGCGGTAGCGAGCGCTACGCGATGGATTTGGTCCGCGGCCTGCATGAGCGCGCCATCCGTCCTGTGTTCTTTGCCAAAACGGTTGATAAGGCGCTGCCCGAATACGCCCAGGTCAAGGCCATCGCACTGCCCACGCGCAAGCTGACGGGCAAACTCAATGACCACGTCTTCGGCTGGCTGGTGCGCCATCTGGCCAAGCGCGAGCATATCGACCTGATGATCGGCTGCAATCGCACCGGGGCGTCGGACATCGCCATCTGCGGTGGTACGCACATCGGCTATCTGAAAAGCTTTCCCAAGGCCCCTGCCTTCTGGGACCGCCAGCAGATCGCGCTGGAGCGGCGTGACTACGTGCGCTCGCACGTGATCGTCGCGCACTCGAAACTGATGGCGCAGGAGGTGCTCGACTATTACGACATCCCCGAAGCCAAGGTGAAGACCGTGTACCCGCCGGTGAGCGAGGAAAAATTTTCGCTGGTGGATGAGGCCGAACGCCAGCGCCTGCGAGATGAGCTGGGCTTCTCCCGCGACCGCGTTACCTTCGTGTTTCCGTCGTCGAGCCACAAGCGTAAGGGCTATCCGCTGCTGGAGGCGTTCTTCTCGAAGACGACGCTGCCGGTACAGCTGGCCGTGATCGGGCGGCCGGTATCGTCAACCTCGCCCAACATCCGCTACCTCGGTTATCGCAAGGACATCGAGAACGTCTACCGTGCGGCGGACTACACGATCCTCGCCTCGCACTACGAGCCGTTCGGGTTGATCGGGGTGGAGTCCGTGCTGTGTGGTACGCCCGCCGTGCTGGCGAGCAACATCGCCTGTACCGAGGTGATTTCCGACGAGGGCGCGCCGACCTTCAACGTGAACGATCCGGCCACGCTTGCCCGCACCATTGAGGCGGCGGTAGCGCGTGCGCAGGCTGGGCAGGCAAGGCTGGCGACTCCGCGCGAGCATTTGCGCTATGACCCGGGCGTTTGCGCACACATTGACGCCTTGCTGGCCTTGGCGCCGGGCGCGGGGGCTCTGTGATGAGCGGTGTGGCACAACGCGGTCGGGCAGCCGTTTCCGGCCTGCCGGCGGTTCTGTCGGTGCTGGGGATTGTCATCCTGCCGGCACTCATGCTGTCCATGCATGGCGCGGCATTCCTCGCGTTCACGCTGCTGCTGGTGTCAGCACTTTTGTCGATGCTGGTGGGGTATTCGGCGTTGAATGATCGGCTGCGTGCGATGTGGTGTGAGCATCGCTGGTTGATCCTGGCCAT contains these protein-coding regions:
- the dnaE gene encoding DNA polymerase III subunit alpha, with amino-acid sequence MNSPRFVHLRLHSEYSVVDGNVRLDDAVKAAAKDGMGALALTDLANAFGLVRFYKEARGKGIKPIVGADVWITNHDERDKPSRLLLLVRNKQGYLNLCQLLARAWLSNQHRGRAEIAPEWFDEPGVEDAPLATGLLALSGGMAGDIGMALANGNDALARKLATNWSRIFPNAFYIELQRAGHAGTEAYIQQAVKLASAMQLPVVATHPVQFMTPDDFTAHEARTCISEGELLANPRRARRFTTDQYFKTQDEMCALFADIPSALANAVQIAQRCNLTLELGKPKLPLFPTPDGMSLDDYLVHLAKEGLEKRMEVLFPDEAVRESKRPEYYARLEFETGTIIKMGFPGYFLIVADFINWAKNNGVPVGPGRGSGAGSLVAYALGITDLDPLKYNLLFERFLNPERVSMPDFDIDFCQHGRDRVIQYVKEKYGKDAVSQIATFGTMAAKAAVRDVGRVLDLGYNFVDGVAKLIPFKPGKLVTLEEAKKEEPLLAEREANEEEVKQLLELAQRVEGMTRNVGMHAGGVLIAPGKLTDFCPLYTQGGEDAGVVSQYDKDDVEAVGLVKFDFLGLTTLTILDWAERYIRMLDPSKADWNCSQIPLTDKAAFDILKSANTVAVFQLESRGMQGMLKDAKPDRFEDIIALVALYRPGPMDLIPSFCARKHGREKVEYPDPRVEPVLKETYGIMVYQEQVMQMAQIVGGYSLGGADLLRRAMGKKKAEEMAEHRALFRAGAAKDGLTTEKADEIFDLMEKFAGYGFNKSHAAAYALLAYYTAWLKAHHPAEFMAANMSLAMDDTDKVKVLYDDCVGKNGLKVLPPDINASQYRFAPTDAKTIRYGLGGIKGSGQGAIEDILRAREDGPFKDLFDFCERVDRRQVNRRTIEALVRAGAFDSLNDNRAQLLASIGLAMEAAEQKAAAANQVSLFDLMSGDDAEAHRPELVDEPAWTTKRKLQEEKQALGFYLSGHLFDECRDEVRRFARTTLADLAQEVTSKGNGGGGGAGGGWGGNRDARNKTVAGVIVGQRTQMTQRGKMLIVMLDDGSASEATEVTVFNEVFEANRALFKEDEVLIVQGSARHDMFTGGVRVTAESVMDLTQARAKFARAIRLSMNGNSTSAKLRDLLAPHVATDGNGVSVRISYICEQARCEAVLGDAWRIVPSEEAIAALRQALDAENVLTMYD
- a CDS encoding glycosyltransferase, encoding MNVGISCNALGYSGGSERYAMDLVRGLHERAIRPVFFAKTVDKALPEYAQVKAIALPTRKLTGKLNDHVFGWLVRHLAKREHIDLMIGCNRTGASDIAICGGTHIGYLKSFPKAPAFWDRQQIALERRDYVRSHVIVAHSKLMAQEVLDYYDIPEAKVKTVYPPVSEEKFSLVDEAERQRLRDELGFSRDRVTFVFPSSSHKRKGYPLLEAFFSKTTLPVQLAVIGRPVSSTSPNIRYLGYRKDIENVYRAADYTILASHYEPFGLIGVESVLCGTPAVLASNIACTEVISDEGAPTFNVNDPATLARTIEAAVARAQAGQARLATPREHLRYDPGVCAHIDALLALAPGAGAL